One segment of Terriglobia bacterium DNA contains the following:
- the accC gene encoding acetyl-CoA carboxylase biotin carboxylase subunit, which produces MFKKILIANRGEIALRVICACKELGVKTVAVYSDADRNSLHVRFADEAICIGPPRSSESYLNIPAVISAAEITGVDAIHPGYGLLSENANFAEVCETSHIKFIGPPPEVIRLMGEKEKARQAMKKTNVPILPGSEGVIATADEAKEWAKQIGYPVIVKASAGGGGRGMRVIRAEPELENLFNSAQAEAAAAFGNGNLYMEKFIEQPRHIEFQVLGDAYGKVISLGERECSIQRRHQKLLEEAPSLQVSEELREQIGKKLSECLSEIGYVNAGTVEFLMDEDRSLHFIEMNTRIQVEHPVTEMVTGIDLVKSQILLAAGAKMADIIPRLDRKGRRGHAIECRINAEHPEKFTPSAGKIKTFHTPGGLGIRMDTAAYAEGVIPPYYDSLIAKLISHGKDRAEAIMRMRRALEMFIVEGIHTTIPLHRRILADPEFQAGHFDTKYMERFLARLQEERAEAAATV; this is translated from the coding sequence ATGTTTAAAAAGATTCTCATAGCAAACCGAGGCGAGATTGCTCTGCGCGTGATCTGCGCCTGCAAAGAGCTGGGCGTAAAGACAGTCGCCGTCTACAGTGACGCCGACCGCAATTCGCTGCACGTCCGCTTTGCCGACGAAGCCATCTGCATCGGCCCGCCGCGCTCTTCGGAAAGCTATCTCAACATTCCCGCGGTGATCAGCGCCGCGGAGATCACCGGCGTGGACGCCATCCATCCCGGCTACGGCCTGCTGAGCGAGAACGCCAACTTCGCCGAAGTGTGCGAGACCAGCCATATCAAGTTCATTGGGCCGCCGCCGGAAGTCATCCGCCTGATGGGCGAAAAAGAAAAAGCCCGCCAGGCGATGAAGAAGACCAACGTGCCCATCCTGCCTGGCTCGGAAGGCGTGATCGCCACGGCCGACGAAGCCAAGGAATGGGCCAAGCAGATCGGCTATCCGGTGATCGTCAAAGCGTCCGCTGGTGGCGGAGGCCGCGGCATGCGCGTGATCCGCGCGGAACCGGAACTCGAAAACCTGTTCAACTCCGCCCAGGCCGAAGCCGCCGCCGCGTTCGGCAACGGCAACCTCTACATGGAGAAGTTCATTGAGCAGCCGCGCCACATCGAGTTCCAGGTGCTGGGCGACGCCTACGGCAAAGTGATCAGCCTGGGCGAACGCGAGTGCAGCATCCAGCGCCGCCACCAGAAGCTGCTGGAGGAAGCGCCGTCACTGCAGGTGAGCGAAGAGCTGCGCGAACAGATCGGCAAGAAGCTTTCTGAATGCCTCTCGGAAATCGGTTACGTCAACGCCGGCACGGTTGAGTTCCTCATGGACGAAGACCGCAGCCTGCACTTCATTGAAATGAACACGCGCATCCAGGTGGAGCATCCGGTCACCGAGATGGTCACCGGGATTGACCTGGTGAAGTCGCAGATCCTGCTGGCCGCCGGCGCCAAGATGGCGGACATCATCCCCCGCCTGGACCGCAAAGGCCGGCGCGGACACGCCATTGAGTGCCGCATCAACGCCGAACACCCGGAGAAGTTCACGCCGTCGGCGGGCAAGATCAAGACTTTCCACACGCCCGGAGGCCTGGGCATCCGCATGGACACCGCCGCCTACGCCGAAGGCGTGATCCCGCCTTATTACGATTCGCTCATCGCCAAGCTCATCAGCCACGGCAAAGACCGCGCGGAAGCCATCATGCGCATGCGGCGCGCGCTGGAGATGTTCATCGTGGAAGGCATCCATACTACGATCCCGCTGCACCGCCGCATCCTGGCCGACCCCGAGTTCCAGGCCGGCCACTTTGACACCAAGTACATGGAACGCTTCCTGGCACGGCTGCAGGAGGAACGGGCGGAAGCGGCTGCGACGGTCTAG
- a CDS encoding AIPR family protein, whose translation MSTTISGSQTPSSVVLSYQLLRNTTSPDETLTGVKSFVANLSAFEILKLGTKENLRAYIAEYNPKKRNRVHDAIRNTIQTEPQRFITRNSGFVIGAAGIDVDDGKKEIRLKEPSILNGAQSQGEIRRWIQEAYGDDLPGTPEDPPFYVRAEIIVDPDADEVVETAIARNTATPVKSISQAGARGHLEELEESIRKVRPDIKIRKSETDENVYDTRKILQYARLLMPLSVSLNDTPAEKLRPYKNPEQCLTEFSNWYENKDKNLDARRKYEFTVQIAPYAIAEYEYWERHDGWNGHHIWDETKKGGRACRRDKKAGRIVWVSPGLVFPLVGAMSEFVEEKSPHKWAISKPDLFKSDEMIARAVSQFRSIDSDPMQMGRSAGAYDALRIYPRTLVEVMRDMKKATK comes from the coding sequence ATGTCAACCACAATCAGTGGTTCGCAAACACCTTCAAGTGTGGTTCTGTCCTACCAACTGCTTCGGAATACAACTAGCCCTGACGAGACCTTAACCGGCGTGAAATCGTTCGTCGCCAATCTTTCCGCTTTCGAAATCTTGAAACTCGGCACCAAGGAAAACTTACGTGCGTATATCGCCGAATATAACCCAAAGAAACGGAATCGCGTTCATGATGCGATTCGGAACACCATACAGACCGAACCGCAGCGGTTTATTACCCGCAATAGTGGCTTTGTCATCGGTGCTGCGGGAATCGATGTTGACGACGGCAAAAAAGAAATTCGCCTAAAGGAGCCGAGCATTTTGAATGGTGCTCAGTCCCAGGGTGAGATTCGCCGCTGGATTCAAGAAGCCTACGGCGATGATTTGCCCGGCACACCGGAAGATCCGCCCTTTTACGTTCGTGCGGAAATAATCGTTGACCCGGATGCTGACGAGGTTGTCGAGACCGCGATTGCTCGTAATACGGCTACTCCGGTCAAGTCCATCTCGCAAGCAGGTGCACGCGGTCACTTAGAGGAGTTGGAGGAAAGCATCCGCAAAGTGCGGCCTGACATAAAAATCCGCAAAAGTGAAACGGATGAAAATGTTTATGACACCCGCAAGATCCTGCAATATGCCCGATTGCTGATGCCGCTAAGTGTGTCACTGAACGATACGCCAGCCGAAAAGCTTCGCCCGTACAAAAATCCTGAACAGTGCCTAACCGAATTTTCAAATTGGTACGAAAACAAAGACAAGAATCTGGATGCACGACGGAAGTATGAATTTACTGTCCAAATAGCTCCGTACGCGATCGCAGAATATGAGTACTGGGAACGACATGACGGCTGGAACGGGCACCATATTTGGGACGAGACCAAGAAGGGCGGGCGGGCTTGTCGGCGCGACAAGAAAGCAGGAAGAATCGTTTGGGTTTCTCCCGGGCTGGTTTTTCCGCTCGTTGGAGCTATGAGTGAGTTCGTCGAAGAGAAATCACCCCATAAGTGGGCTATTTCAAAACCGGATTTGTTTAAGTCGGACGAGATGATAGCGCGAGCGGTCTCACAATTTCGGAGCATAGACAGCGATCCCATGCAAATGGGACGTTCGGCGGGTGCCTATGACGCGTTGCGAATCTATCCTAGAACGCTAGTTGAAGTAATGCGTGACATGAAGAAAGCCACCAAATAA
- the thiE gene encoding thiamine phosphate synthase: MRLPSLYPILDFSCFAGRQDPLAAMVSYAEELLAADASIIQYRDKTSGPQTFLRHARELRRVTQGRATFIVNDRLDIALACDADGIHLGQDDLSPVAARKIFDQIKDGKAKIIGFSTHNLVQVREADSFPVDYIAIGPVFATASKANPDPVIGLDGVRQARAATTKPLVAIGGITRENCLQVKAAGADSVAVISDLLESPAKAVAAFLRVLG; the protein is encoded by the coding sequence ATGAGGCTTCCTTCGCTCTATCCCATCCTCGACTTCTCTTGCTTCGCCGGAAGGCAAGATCCGCTGGCGGCGATGGTGAGCTACGCCGAAGAGCTTCTCGCTGCCGACGCGAGCATCATTCAATATCGCGACAAGACGTCTGGTCCGCAGACGTTCCTCCGCCACGCCCGCGAACTTCGTCGCGTGACGCAAGGCCGAGCAACGTTCATCGTCAACGACCGCCTCGACATCGCCTTGGCCTGCGACGCCGACGGCATTCATCTGGGCCAGGACGATCTTTCTCCCGTCGCCGCGCGGAAGATTTTCGATCAGATAAAGGATGGGAAAGCCAAGATCATCGGCTTCTCCACCCACAACCTCGTCCAGGTCCGCGAAGCCGACTCGTTCCCCGTGGACTACATCGCCATTGGCCCGGTGTTTGCGACCGCCTCCAAGGCCAATCCTGATCCGGTGATCGGACTGGATGGCGTGCGTCAGGCGCGCGCGGCCACAACTAAACCTTTAGTCGCCATTGGCGGCATCACCCGCGAGAATTGCCTGCAAGTCAAAGCCGCGGGGGCGGACTCAGTGGCCGTGATCTCTGACCTTCTTGAGTCCCCGGCCAAAGCAGTTGCAGCTTTTCTCCGCGTTTTAGGGTAA
- a CDS encoding amino acid permease: protein MSTSAELGSNNAQTTSEGLVKGLGLTSSTTLVMGSMIGSGIFIVSADIARLTDSPALLIAAWAVTGFLTIVGALSYGELAAMMPKAGGQYVYLREALGPLWGFLYGWTLFLVIQTGTIAAVGVAFGKFLGYFFPGVAADHWIVHLWKVPPIPIGPMVLGNMDVGLNTQNLCGIVIIIFLSVLNTFGLKLGAAVQNVFTIAKVSALAALVFAGIFVGRNAQAVAANFSNFWHNAALSAQHAVPVGMDGNTVLVGTLTILAVAQVGSLFSADAWNNVTFTAGEVQNPKRNLPLSLALGTGVVILLYISVNFIYLSVLPLNGDPAGATVFARGIKYATADRVGTAAMLQMFGSTGAALMAIAIMISTFGCCNGLILSGARVYYAMAKDGLFFKKVGEVEPKFHTPKNALVVQGIWCCILCLSGTYGQLLDYIIFAVLVFYILTIAGLFVLRRKQPNAERPYRAIGYPILPAVYIVMALFIDIVLLRYKPQYTWPGLIIVLLGIPVYLIWHRREGALRQV, encoded by the coding sequence ATGTCCACCTCGGCAGAGCTTGGCTCGAATAACGCGCAGACCACCAGTGAAGGCCTGGTCAAAGGCCTGGGCCTGACCAGTTCCACCACCCTGGTGATGGGGTCCATGATTGGCTCGGGCATCTTTATTGTGTCGGCCGATATCGCTCGCCTCACCGATTCGCCCGCGCTGCTGATTGCCGCCTGGGCGGTCACCGGATTCCTTACCATCGTCGGCGCGCTCAGCTACGGCGAACTTGCCGCCATGATGCCCAAAGCCGGTGGCCAGTACGTTTACCTGCGCGAAGCGCTGGGCCCGCTCTGGGGATTCCTCTACGGATGGACGTTGTTCCTGGTAATCCAGACCGGGACCATCGCCGCCGTGGGCGTGGCTTTTGGAAAATTTCTGGGATATTTTTTCCCCGGCGTTGCCGCCGACCACTGGATCGTCCATCTGTGGAAGGTCCCGCCGATTCCCATCGGCCCCATGGTGCTGGGCAACATGGACGTGGGCCTGAACACGCAGAACCTTTGCGGCATCGTCATTATTATCTTCCTCAGCGTGCTGAACACGTTTGGGCTCAAGCTAGGCGCGGCGGTACAGAACGTTTTCACCATCGCCAAGGTCTCGGCGCTGGCCGCGCTGGTGTTTGCCGGAATTTTTGTGGGACGCAATGCTCAGGCCGTGGCTGCCAACTTCAGCAACTTCTGGCACAATGCCGCGTTGTCAGCGCAACACGCCGTGCCGGTTGGCATGGACGGAAATACCGTCCTGGTGGGCACGCTGACCATTCTGGCCGTCGCCCAGGTGGGCTCGCTGTTCTCCGCTGACGCGTGGAACAACGTCACCTTCACCGCGGGTGAAGTCCAGAACCCCAAACGCAATCTGCCGCTCTCGCTGGCGCTGGGGACGGGCGTGGTCATCCTGCTCTACATTTCCGTGAACTTCATTTACCTGAGCGTGCTGCCTTTGAATGGCGACCCCGCCGGCGCAACCGTTTTTGCCCGCGGCATCAAGTACGCGACGGCGGACCGCGTGGGCACGGCCGCGATGCTGCAGATGTTCGGCAGCACCGGCGCCGCGTTGATGGCCATCGCCATCATGATCTCGACGTTCGGCTGCTGCAACGGGCTTATCCTCTCCGGCGCGCGCGTCTATTACGCCATGGCCAAAGACGGCCTGTTCTTCAAGAAGGTCGGCGAAGTAGAGCCCAAGTTCCACACGCCGAAGAATGCTCTCGTCGTGCAGGGTATCTGGTGCTGCATCCTGTGCCTCTCCGGCACTTACGGCCAGCTGCTGGACTACATTATTTTTGCCGTGCTGGTCTTCTATATATTGACCATCGCCGGCCTGTTTGTGCTGCGGCGCAAGCAGCCGAATGCCGAAAGGCCATACCGCGCAATCGGCTATCCGATACTGCCCGCCGTGTATATTGTGATGGCATTATTTATTGACATCGTATTATTGCGCTACAAACCGCAATACACCTGGCCGGGACTGATCATCGTGTTGTTGGGAATTCCGGTGTATCTGATCTGGCATCGCCGCGAGGGCGCGCTCCGCCAGGTGTAG
- a CDS encoding amino acid permease, producing MAGSLFRTKSIDRLTAESGQTPLKRTLGPVSLVALGIGAIIGAGLFVRTAAAIADRSGPSVTLAFLLAGVGCAFAGLCYAEFASMIPIAGSAYTYSYTTMGELVAWIIGWDLVLEYAVGAATVAIAWSEYFNKVLEYVGLHIPYQWCHSPFEVGMGVNSGLHGIINLPAVGILLILSLLLVRGTRESAFVNSLIVVTKVAIVIVVIVVGWGFMNPANHTPYIPAATTFTTAQGVTHPYGGIMGILGAAGVVFFAFIGFDAVSTAAQEAKNPKRDMPIGILGSLVICTILYVAFSHVLSGVATVQDFRTAGKEASVAFAISKYMIGYAWLAKFVTVAILAGFSSVILVMLLGQSRVFYSMSEDGLVPKVFSEVHPTYKTPWKSNMLFFVFTSLFAAFIPEDIVGEMTSIGTLFAFILVCAGVWILRVKRPELPRAFRVAWLPVVSVLGIIVCGAMIYGLGWTNWLRLIVWLVIGLVFYFLYGIKRSKLANEV from the coding sequence GTGGCTGGCTCATTATTCAGGACGAAATCAATTGATCGTCTCACCGCGGAAAGCGGTCAGACGCCGCTCAAGCGGACGCTGGGTCCGGTGTCGTTGGTCGCGCTGGGGATTGGGGCCATTATCGGCGCCGGCCTGTTTGTGCGGACCGCCGCGGCCATTGCCGACCGCTCCGGCCCATCGGTGACGTTGGCGTTCCTGCTCGCGGGCGTCGGTTGCGCGTTTGCCGGGCTCTGCTACGCGGAATTTGCTTCCATGATCCCCATCGCCGGCAGCGCTTACACCTATTCGTATACCACCATGGGCGAGCTTGTCGCGTGGATCATCGGATGGGACCTGGTGCTGGAGTACGCCGTGGGCGCCGCCACCGTGGCCATCGCCTGGAGCGAGTACTTCAATAAAGTCCTGGAATATGTCGGCCTGCACATTCCGTACCAGTGGTGCCATTCTCCGTTTGAAGTCGGCATGGGAGTGAACTCCGGTCTTCATGGAATCATCAATCTTCCTGCCGTCGGCATTCTCCTGATTTTGTCGCTGCTGCTGGTGCGCGGCACCCGCGAATCGGCGTTCGTGAACAGCCTTATCGTTGTGACCAAGGTCGCCATCGTCATAGTAGTTATTGTGGTTGGCTGGGGATTCATGAATCCGGCGAACCACACGCCGTATATTCCCGCGGCCACCACGTTTACCACCGCACAGGGAGTTACTCATCCTTACGGCGGCATCATGGGGATTTTGGGGGCGGCGGGCGTGGTGTTCTTCGCGTTCATCGGATTTGACGCGGTGTCCACCGCCGCGCAGGAAGCCAAGAACCCCAAGCGCGACATGCCCATCGGCATTCTAGGATCGCTGGTGATTTGCACCATTTTGTACGTCGCGTTCTCGCACGTATTGAGCGGCGTGGCCACGGTGCAGGACTTCCGCACCGCAGGCAAGGAAGCTTCCGTTGCTTTCGCCATCTCCAAGTACATGATTGGCTATGCCTGGCTGGCAAAGTTTGTGACGGTGGCCATTCTCGCCGGCTTCTCATCGGTCATTCTGGTGATGTTGCTGGGCCAATCGCGCGTGTTCTACTCCATGAGCGAAGACGGCTTGGTTCCCAAAGTATTTTCGGAAGTTCATCCCACGTACAAAACGCCGTGGAAGTCCAACATGCTGTTCTTTGTCTTCACCTCGCTGTTCGCGGCGTTCATTCCGGAGGACATCGTAGGAGAAATGACCAGCATCGGGACGCTGTTTGCCTTCATCCTGGTGTGCGCGGGCGTGTGGATTCTGCGCGTCAAGCGGCCGGAGCTGCCGCGGGCTTTCAGAGTTGCATGGTTGCCCGTGGTATCCGTTCTCGGCATCATCGTTTGCGGCGCCATGATCTACGGTCTGGGCTGGACGAACTGGCTGCGGCTCATTGTCTGGCTGGTCATCGGATTGGTCTTCTATTTCCTGTACGGCATAAAGCGCAGCAAGCTGGCCAACGAAGTCTAG
- a CDS encoding potassium channel protein: MGFHYIEGWSWFDSFYMVVITLSTIGYQEVRPLSHAGRVFNVALITAGVGLVFLMIGALTQALLEFELVKVFGRRRMQREVANLKNHYIICGAGRVGNSVALELARKPCHFVIVENDEKSVATMDPKWLVLLGDAASEKVLREAGIEHAVGLVAATTTDATNIYIVLTARSLNPRLKIIARASEEHAQKHLRTAGADVVISPYTAAGHRIAQSFLRPNVLDFLDITTARAGVFEMIIEEVRVGEGSALSQTTVGGSGLHHRFGIMILAIRRADGETRFNPKAQETIRTGDYLIAMGEPGQLAKLEKLATQAVSPIL, translated from the coding sequence GTGGGATTTCACTACATTGAAGGCTGGAGCTGGTTTGACAGTTTTTACATGGTGGTGATTACGCTCAGCACGATCGGTTATCAGGAGGTCCGCCCGCTCTCGCACGCCGGACGGGTCTTCAACGTAGCGCTGATCACCGCCGGGGTCGGACTGGTGTTCCTGATGATCGGGGCGCTGACCCAGGCTTTGCTAGAATTCGAATTGGTCAAGGTGTTCGGAAGGCGCCGTATGCAACGTGAAGTGGCCAACCTGAAAAATCACTACATCATCTGCGGCGCCGGACGCGTGGGCAACAGCGTGGCCCTTGAACTGGCGCGCAAGCCCTGCCATTTCGTGATTGTAGAGAACGACGAGAAGAGCGTCGCTACCATGGACCCCAAGTGGCTGGTTCTCCTGGGCGACGCGGCCAGCGAAAAGGTCCTGCGCGAAGCCGGCATTGAGCACGCCGTTGGCCTGGTGGCGGCCACCACCACGGACGCCACCAATATCTATATCGTGCTCACCGCGCGCAGCCTGAATCCCCGGCTCAAGATCATTGCCCGCGCCAGTGAAGAACACGCGCAAAAGCACCTGCGGACCGCCGGGGCTGACGTGGTGATCTCGCCTTACACCGCGGCCGGGCACCGCATCGCCCAGAGTTTTCTCCGTCCCAACGTCCTGGATTTTCTGGACATCACCACGGCCCGGGCCGGCGTTTTTGAAATGATCATTGAAGAGGTCCGCGTGGGCGAAGGGTCGGCCTTGTCGCAAACCACCGTAGGCGGCTCCGGCTTGCACCATCGCTTCGGCATCATGATTCTGGCCATCCGCCGCGCCGACGGCGAAACCCGCTTCAATCCCAAGGCCCAGGAAACCATCCGCACCGGCGACTACCTGATTGCCATGGGCGAACCCGGCCAGTTGGCCAAACTTGAAAAGCTGGCCACCCAGGCGGTCTCGCCAATCCTATGA
- a CDS encoding NAD(P)H-hydrate dehydratase produces the protein MKIVTAAEMREIDRLTTEQYGVPSLTLMENAGTAVAEFAQKHFDFNYVCVVCGKGNNGGDGLVAARKLQEAGKKVAVIILAKSSDELRGDAAEVFKTLPMKPLWVAEESDFERPEVQSELKSELILDAIVGTGFKSPLQGLGRKAVEVINQAASPVLAIDIPSGAYSDSFLPARAQGLMAKADAVVTFTAPKPVHVFGDLTSGPIAVVSIGTEWKIVEQVAVSLKLHATFSGHVTSFFLPREVDAHKGNFGHILVIGGSVGKAGAAAMAGLAALRTGAGLVTVASPKSVQPTVASFAPEFMTDALPETSEGTVCSQALSQLKKLAEGKDVIVLGPGLSHNSETADTIRQLLPELSTPVVLDADGLNAFEGHTDQLRNESGLILTPHPGEMARIAGSPVGEGAESRLKVVREIAHRHDAIVVLKGHRTLTASKNGQVWVNTSGNPGMAKGGSGDVLSGIIAATLLFRMNDRGFMLGSQSEEVKELLRRRDAGDQDAQQAIDEFSANAIYGWVATIVSSAVYLHGLAGDIARDLYGENSMIATDMINCLGEAFDVCEHEAHGKFAYLQR, from the coding sequence ATGAAGATCGTAACCGCCGCGGAAATGCGGGAGATTGACCGCCTTACCACCGAACAGTACGGCGTGCCTTCCCTCACGCTCATGGAGAACGCGGGGACGGCCGTGGCGGAGTTCGCGCAGAAGCATTTTGATTTCAATTACGTTTGCGTGGTCTGCGGCAAAGGCAACAACGGCGGTGACGGCTTGGTCGCCGCGCGCAAGCTGCAGGAAGCGGGAAAGAAAGTTGCCGTCATCATTCTGGCGAAGTCCTCTGACGAACTGCGCGGCGACGCCGCTGAAGTGTTCAAGACGTTGCCGATGAAGCCTCTGTGGGTTGCTGAAGAGTCTGACTTCGAGAGGCCCGAAGTTCAATCGGAACTCAAGTCTGAACTAATCCTTGATGCCATCGTCGGCACGGGTTTCAAGTCGCCGCTACAAGGGCTGGGTCGCAAAGCTGTAGAAGTTATCAATCAGGCTGCTTCACCGGTGCTGGCAATAGATATTCCATCGGGTGCTTACTCCGATAGCTTTTTGCCCGCCAGGGCCCAGGGACTCATGGCCAAAGCTGACGCGGTCGTCACTTTTACTGCTCCCAAGCCGGTACACGTCTTTGGTGACCTCACGTCAGGGCCGATTGCCGTGGTTTCGATCGGCACAGAGTGGAAAATCGTCGAACAAGTCGCAGTAAGCTTGAAACTTCATGCGACCTTCAGCGGGCACGTAACTTCTTTTTTTCTTCCGCGCGAAGTTGACGCTCACAAGGGTAACTTCGGGCACATCCTGGTGATTGGCGGTTCGGTCGGCAAAGCAGGAGCTGCCGCGATGGCGGGGCTCGCTGCTCTCAGAACGGGTGCGGGTCTGGTGACCGTGGCGTCCCCCAAGTCCGTACAGCCCACCGTCGCCTCGTTTGCTCCGGAGTTCATGACCGACGCACTGCCAGAGACTTCTGAAGGCACCGTATGCTCCCAGGCGTTATCTCAATTGAAGAAACTCGCCGAGGGGAAAGATGTGATCGTTCTCGGGCCAGGGCTTTCGCACAACTCTGAAACTGCGGACACAATTCGTCAGCTTCTGCCTGAGTTAAGCACACCAGTCGTCCTCGATGCCGACGGCCTCAATGCTTTTGAAGGCCACACTGACCAACTCCGCAACGAGTCTGGCCTGATTCTTACCCCGCACCCCGGAGAAATGGCCAGAATTGCTGGCTCTCCGGTGGGCGAAGGCGCAGAGTCCCGTCTCAAGGTGGTGCGCGAGATCGCCCACAGGCACGATGCTATCGTGGTTCTGAAAGGTCATCGCACGCTGACCGCGTCAAAGAATGGGCAAGTATGGGTGAATACCTCCGGCAATCCCGGTATGGCCAAAGGCGGTTCCGGCGATGTACTCTCCGGAATAATCGCGGCCACTCTTCTCTTTCGAATGAACGACCGTGGATTCATGTTAGGTTCACAGTCGGAAGAAGTAAAGGAGCTCCTTCGACGCCGCGACGCGGGAGATCAAGATGCGCAACAGGCCATCGATGAGTTCTCCGCGAATGCCATTTACGGCTGGGTGGCTACGATCGTCTCAAGCGCCGTCTATCTCCACGGCCTGGCCGGTGACATCGCCCGCGATTTGTACGGCGAGAATTCCATGATCGCCACGGACATGATCAACTGTCTGGGCGAAGCCTTTGACGTTTGCGAACATGAAGCCCACGGCAAGTTCGCCTACCTCCAAAGATAA
- the tsaE gene encoding tRNA (adenosine(37)-N6)-threonylcarbamoyltransferase complex ATPase subunit type 1 TsaE: MKMKSFTTHSADETTELGRKLAGELKPGSIVLLRGDLGAGKTTLVKGIAEGFHAAEAEAVTSPTFTLIHEYRGPEVTVFHIDLYRIDTQRQLDTLALDDLMEPNTILLIEWGEKFPRFAQERDVEIAIEHKGGDDRLIKIG, translated from the coding sequence ATGAAGATGAAATCCTTCACCACCCACTCCGCCGACGAGACCACCGAACTCGGGCGCAAGCTGGCCGGTGAACTCAAGCCTGGCAGCATTGTCCTGCTGCGCGGCGATCTGGGAGCAGGGAAGACCACGCTGGTCAAAGGCATTGCGGAGGGTTTTCACGCCGCAGAAGCCGAGGCCGTCACCAGCCCCACATTCACGCTCATCCACGAATATCGCGGCCCGGAGGTTACGGTCTTCCATATTGATCTCTATCGTATTGACACGCAGCGCCAACTGGACACGCTGGCCCTCGACGACCTGATGGAGCCCAATACCATCCTGCTCATCGAATGGGGAGAGAAGTTTCCGCGCTTCGCCCAAGAGCGCGACGTGGAGATAGCGATTGAGCATAAGGGTGGAGATGACCGACTCATAAAAATCGGGTGA
- a CDS encoding enoyl-ACP reductase, with the protein MLSMQGKNAVIFGVANKRSIAWAIAQGLSEAGAKLAITYQNERLKQEAHDLITSLPGAEAFQCDVANDAEIEQLFAQLKARFGRLDALAHCVAYAPAEDMKGDFLNTSREGFRIAHDVSVYSLIAVTRAAAPLMSEGGSVITLSYFGAEKVVPGYNVMGVAKASLEATVRYLANSLGPKKIRVNAISAGPIKTLAARGVGDFIQMLKNHAEHAPLKRNVDVKEVGDTALFLCSDMSSAITGETLYVDCGYNIMGF; encoded by the coding sequence ATGCTGAGCATGCAGGGCAAAAACGCCGTTATCTTTGGAGTCGCGAACAAACGGAGCATCGCCTGGGCGATTGCCCAGGGCTTGAGTGAAGCCGGCGCCAAGCTGGCCATCACCTACCAGAACGAGCGACTGAAGCAGGAAGCCCATGACCTGATCACTTCCCTGCCGGGGGCCGAGGCTTTCCAATGCGACGTGGCGAACGACGCGGAGATTGAACAACTCTTCGCCCAGCTCAAGGCCCGCTTCGGCCGTCTGGATGCCCTGGCCCACTGCGTGGCTTACGCGCCCGCAGAAGACATGAAAGGCGACTTCCTGAACACCAGCCGCGAAGGTTTCCGCATCGCGCACGACGTCAGCGTCTATTCGCTCATCGCCGTCACACGTGCCGCAGCGCCTCTGATGAGCGAAGGCGGCTCGGTGATCACGCTGAGTTATTTCGGCGCGGAAAAGGTGGTTCCCGGCTACAACGTGATGGGCGTGGCCAAGGCATCACTGGAAGCCACCGTGCGCTACCTGGCCAACAGCCTGGGGCCGAAGAAGATTCGCGTGAACGCCATCTCCGCCGGGCCCATCAAGACCCTGGCCGCGCGCGGTGTAGGCGATTTCATACAGATGCTCAAGAACCACGCCGAACACGCGCCGCTGAAGCGCAACGTGGACGTAAAGGAAGTTGGCGATACGGCGTTGTTCCTGTGCTCTGACATGAGCTCGGCGATCACCGGTGAAACGCTCTACGTGGACTGCGGCTACAACATCATGGGTTTTTAA